A window from Setaria italica strain Yugu1 chromosome VIII, Setaria_italica_v2.0, whole genome shotgun sequence encodes these proteins:
- the LOC101777553 gene encoding BTB/POZ and MATH domain-containing protein 2 — protein MPCPKPAASVVGAGDGGGTGTSIVSAETATGWHVIKIEGFSKLLRAYHVGMSTHYGNFSVGGHSWSIECYPGGFKWKTADFVSFGLYLHRPASATDDVDVKAGYRLSILDKDGEPMYTESCSVRTYSSKGSSWVFTDFIERKDLVSTYLRSTNDSICMRCDVTVVEDICEESVVPQSDLHQHLGDLLGSEVGGDVTFQVSGEELVAHKYLLAARSSVFKAQFFGGQMKDRAATRVRIADIEARVFKAMLHFIYTDSLPDDGEDKIVMAQHLLVAADRYNIGRLKLICENTLLTFINTSVVATTLVLAEQHGCHRLKEACLKFLKSNDNFREVGGVDYKHLMRSCPSLFDELLAEHGLSDEGNKKA, from the coding sequence ATGCCCTGCCCTAAACCTGCCGCCTccgtcgtcggcgccggtgATGGCGGTGGCACTGGCACGTCGATCGTGTCCGCCGAGACCGCCACCGGGTGGCACGTGATAAAGATCGAAGGATTCTCCAAATTGCTCAGAGCATACCATGTTGGCATGTCCACCCATTACGGTAATTTCAGCGTCGGAGGACATAGCTGGTCCATCGAATGCTATCCTGGAGGTTTCAAATGGAAGACTGCCGATTTTGTTTCCTTTGGTCTGTATCTCCATCGTCCTGCTAGTGCCACTGATGATGTTGACGTCAAGGCAGGATATAGGTTAAGCATACTCGACAAAGACGGTGAGCCAATGTACACAGAAAGTTGTAGTGTCAGGACCTACTCGAGCAAAGGATCATCATGGGTTTTCACCGATTTTATCGAAAGGAAGGATTTGGTGTCGACTTATCTCCGTTCAACAAATGATAGCATCTGTATGAGGTGCGATGTCACCGTCGTTGAGGATATCTGCGAAGAGAGCGTGGTGCCGCAGTCAGACCTTCACCAGCATCTTGGTGACCTGCTAGGAAGCGAGGTTGGAGGGGACGTGACGTTTCAGGTCAGCGGCGAGGAACTCGTCGCGCACAAGTACTTGCTCGCAGCACGATCTTCAGTCTTCAAGGCGCAGTTCTTCGGCGGCCAGATGAAGGATAGGGCTGCGACTCGTGTTCGGATAGCGGACATTGAAGCGAGGGTGTTCAAGGCCATGCTACACTTCATCTACACCGACTCCCTGCCTGACGATGGAGAAGACAAGATAGTGATGGCTCAGCATCTGCTTGTGGCTGCCGACAGGTATAACATCGGGAGACTAAAGTTGATCTGTGAGAACACGCTGCTCACTTTTATTAACACAAGTGTAGTGGCGACAACGCTTGTTCTAGCTGAGCAGCATGGATGCCATCGGCTTAAGGAGGCGTGCCTTAAGTTCCTCAAGTCTAATGACAATTTTAGAGAAGTGGGTGGTGTTGACTACAAACATCTTATGAGAAGTTGCCCGTCTCTTTTCGACGAGCTGCTTGCTGAGCATGGCCTGTCAGATGAAGGCAACAAAAAAGCTTAA
- the LOC101778366 gene encoding BTB/POZ and MATH domain-containing protein 1 gives MASYSNAAAGVNCSESTISTETVTGSHVLKIKRYSKTKEVLGVGESIKSSVFTVGGHRWYIEFYPHGYNEEEDDCISFVLFLDHPDDDETSVKAKFWLILLDQAGEPVPGYSAAMGLCTFSGAVPSYGCERFIVREELEAAPYLKDDSFSLRCDVTVFKEIRHVTDSTEQPRRALVPVGLIFFLMSLLVAYYLVTIMC, from the coding sequence ATGGCTTCCTACTCCAACGCCGCCGCTGGCGTCAACTGCAGCGAGTCGACGATCTCCACCGAGACGGTGACCGGCTCTCACGTCCTCAAGATCAAGAGGTACTCCAAGACCAAGGAGGTCCTTGGCGTCGGCGAAAGCATCAAGTCCAGCGTGTTCACCGTCGGCGGCCACCGCTGGTACATCGAGTTCTACCCACACGGCTAcaacgaggaggaagacgactgCATATCCTTCGTCCTCTTCCTCGACCACCCTGACGACGATGAGACCAGCGTCAAGGCCAAGTTCTGGCTCATCTTGCTCGACCAGGCCGGAGAGCCGGTGCCGGGGTACTCGGCGGCGATGGGCCTGTGCACCTTCTCAGGCGCTGTGCCGTCGTACGGCTGCGAGCGGTTCATCGTGAGGGAGGAGCTGGAGGCGGCGCCCTACCTCAAGGACGACAGCTTCAGCCTCAGGTGCGACGTCACCGTCTTCAAGGAGATCCGCCATGTCACCGACTCCACGGAGCAACCAAGGAGAGCCCTCGTGCCTGTTGGactcatcttcttcttgatgtcATTGTTAGTTGCGTATTATTTGGTCACGATCATGTGTTAG
- the LOC101777972 gene encoding BTB/POZ and MATH domain-containing protein 2, with amino-acid sequence MEHDAMPPSPPCSAAADDGYSASIAETATGWHLLKVVGYSQFKGIGVARRIKSSSFLVGGHSWCVIFFPDGSSEETAEWVSLGLRLERLGSTDGGDVLVRTKYSFLDRVGEPIPSSTRTGTSWLTFSRTSQSWVYSQFIKREDMESSYVKKDKFCIRCDVRVIENCCQLSAAVPPSEMRRHFMDLLASGVGADVAFDVGGETFAAHKNVLAARSSVFKAEFFGGTMKENVATRVRVDGIEPRVFKAMLHFVYTDSLPRFDRGDELVMAQHLLVAADRYDMQRLASMCEFALCLFIDTSVAVSTLVLAEQHGCRRLKEACFKFLKDSGKYKEVLMGDDFEHLANSCPSLVDELCEKFGVSPLGN; translated from the coding sequence ATGGAGCACGACGCGATGCCACCCTCTCCGCCGTGTTccgccgcggccgacgacgGCTACAGCGCGTCGATCGCCGAGACGGCGACCGGGTGGCACTTGCTCAAGGTCGTCGGCTACTCCCAATTCAAGGGCATCGGGGTCGCCAGGCGCATCAAATCATCAAGCTTCCTCGTCGGAGGGCACAGCTGGTGCGTCATCTTCTTCCCCGACGGTTCCAGCGAGGAGACCGCCGAATGGGTATCCCTGGGGCTCCGTCTCGAGCGTCTTGGCAGCACGGACGGCGGCGACGTCCTGGTACGGACCAAGTACAGCTTCCTCGACCGGGTCGGAGAGCCCATCCCGTCTTCCACGAGAACGGGCACCAGTTGGCTAACCTTCTCGAGGACGTCCCAGTCATGGGTCTACTCACAGTTCATCAAAAGGGAGGACATGGAGTCATCGTATGTCAAAAAGGACAAGTTCTGTATCAGGTGCGACGTCAGAGTCATTGAGAACTGCTGCCAATTGTCAGCCGCGGTACCACCATCGGAAATGCGCCGGCATTTCATGGACCTCCTAGCCAGCGGGGTTGGAGCCGATGTCGCATTCGATGTCGGCGGTGAGACGTTCGCGGCGCACAAGAACGTGCTCGCGGCACGGTCGTCTGTGTTCAAGGCGGAGTTCTTCGGCGGCACGATGAAGGAGAACGTGGCCACCCGTGTGAGGGTCGACGGCATCGAGCCAAGGGTGTTCAAGGCCATGCTCCACTTCGTCTACACCGACTCGTTGCCGAGGTTTGACCGCGGCGACGAGCTTGTGATGGCTCAGCATCTGCTCGTGGCGGCGGACAGGTATGACATGCAGAGGCTAGCGTCGATGTGCGAGTTTGCTCTCTGCTTGTTCATTGACACGAGCGTAGCGGTGAGTACGCTTGTGCTTGCTGAGCAGCATGGATGCCGTCGGCTCAAGGAGGCATGCTTCAAGTTCCTCAAGGATTCTGGGAAGTACAAGGAGGTTCTGATGGGGGATGACTTTGAACATCTGGCAAACAGTTGCCCCTCTCTTGTCGACGAGCTGTGTGAAAAGTTCGGTGTGTCACCTCTTGGAAACTGA